One genomic window of Biomphalaria glabrata chromosome 9, xgBioGlab47.1, whole genome shotgun sequence includes the following:
- the LOC129928028 gene encoding uncharacterized protein LOC129928028: MENFTNEYEVFDETEDHLYEVEIQDDERTISDISLDVSCVSYISGGVSYLSADQESSYGSVDLEDETLNISLSADDSNCGSNISVIFFSGTDSSDADLDLSELRSFIFASDTELLDVDPDFSEQSYMLSSDTELLDFDQDASEQSYMFSSDTELLDVDQDASEQSYMLSSDSELLDVDQDFFEFNSMELVSLHMAASVDSSQEETFLADTSDEDFLTEEMLPEESEGMERHTEDNDTSFLTEVEDPFEMFDFSPAVLVEREFRPEILQLDSHHTDSYLRDWLDNNMAAN; encoded by the exons ATGG aAAACTTCACTAATGAATACGAGGTATTTGATGAGACTGAAGACCACTTGTATGAAGTTGAA atccAGGACGACGAGAGGACTATATCAGACATATCTTTAGATGTGTCTTGTGTGAGCTATATCTCAGGAGGCGTCAGTTACCTTTCAGCTGACCAAGAAAGCAGTTATGGCAGCGTCGACTTAGAAGATGAAACACTTAACATATCCCTCAGTGCTGATGACAGCAATTGTGGCAGCAATATCAGCGTAATTTTCTTCTCCGGAACTGACTCGTCAGATGCCGATCTTGACTTGTCGGAGCTCAGGAGCTTTATATTCGCATCTGATACTGAGTTGCTAGATGTTGACCCAGACTTCTCAGAGCAAAGCTACATGTTGTCATCTGATACTGAGTTGCTAGATTTTGACCAAGATGCCTCAGAGCAAAGTTACATGTTCTCATCTGATACTGAGTTGCTAGATGTTGACCAAGACGCCTCAGAGCAAAGTTACATGTTGTCATCCGATTCTGAGTTGCTAGATGTTGACCAAGACTTCTTTGAGTTTAACTCAATGGAGCTAGTGAGCCTTCATATGGCAGCATCAGTAGATTCATCGCAAGAGGAAACATTCCTTGCTGACACATCTGATGAAGACTTTTTGACAGAAGAAATGCTGCCCGAAGAGTCTGAAGGTATGGAGCGCCATACAGAAGATAATGACACAAGCTTTTTAACGGAAGTAGAAGACCCATTTGAAATGTTTGACTTCTCTCCAGCTGTCTTAGTTGAAAGAG aaTTTAGGCCAGAAATACTTCAACTAGACAGCCATCACACTGATTCCTATTTAAGAGATTGGCTTGATAACAACATGGCAGCCAATTAA